The Calditrichota bacterium genome segment GTCTGGGGCGTCTGGTGGTGATGGACGGGACGGGCCGGGAGGTGGGGGTGGTTGCGGATGGTTATTATGGTGCGGGGATGCACCGGCTGGCGTGGGATGCCGGTGGGTTGCCGTCGGGGGTCTATCTGGTGCGGCTGGAGGCATCGGGCCGAACCGCCACCGCCAAGGCGCTGCTGGTGAAGTAGGAGAGGATAGGAGTTAACGAATTGAATCCGCTGAATTCACTTCTACCATATCCATTACTCTTACTGCTGATTACCGGCGCGCACGGCGAGGAACTGGTTCGGGTTGGCATCTTCCCCAACCGGCCACTTGCCTATCAGGATGAACACGGCCGCTTCGACGGTTTCATCGTCGATTTGGTCGACGAACTGGCGCGCTATGAGAATTGGCAGGTGCAATACATCCCACTCGATTATGACGACTGCCTGACAGCTCTGGCTGAAGGTGAGATCGACCTTCTGCCTGGTGTTGCTTATACGCCAGATCGTCCTTCCCGGTTCGACTTCGGCACAGTCGGCATCCTGAACAACTGGACCCATGTTTACCTGCAGGAAGGATCTGAGATCGAGTCGATACTCGATCTTTCAGGACGACGCATTGCAGTGATGAAAGGTGACTTTGTAAGGCAGGAATTCAGCGCTCGACTCGATCGATTTGGGATTATAGCATCGTTTCAAGATGAGCCGGATTATGCAGCAGTATTGCGCGCCGTTGAGTCCGGAAACGCCGATGCCGGTCTGGTGAACCGCCTTTATGGAATGGAAAACGAGTCGAAATTCCAGGTTCGCAAGTCCGGGATGGTATGCTGCCCGACTAATCTTCACTTTGCTGTTGCTGCCGACCGTAATGCGCATCTGCTTGCTGCTACTGACAATCGGCTCAAGTTATGGTTGCGGGATCGCAACTCACCCTATCACCGCTTTCGTTCCCAATGGCTGGAAGCGATGGAGGTGCGTCAGGTTACACCTCTTTGGATCTGGTGGATCCTCGCTTCACTTGTCGCGATTGGTGCACTCTTTATTAGCATCAGCCGGTTGCTCAGTAAGCGCGTCCGCGCAATGACTACTGAACTGCGCGAAAAAAATGAGCAATTGATTATTGAAATGAAAGCCCGGGAAGAAGCCGCCGAACGGGAACGGCTTCACCAGCAACAACTTGTCCAGGCAGACAAAATGGCGTCACTCGGATTGCTTGTGTCAGGAGTAGCCCACGAGTTGAACAATCCAAATAACTACATTCTACTCCAAACTCAAACTCTGCAGAAGATATGGTCCGGAATTCAGCCAATCCTTGATCAACGTTTTAGTAAAGAGGGTGATTTTAGACTCCATGGAGCCTATTACTCAGAAGTTCGCGATCAGTTTCCGCAACTTTGCGCCAATGTTTTGGATGGATCGCGACGCATCAAACTGATCGTCGATGAACTGCGCACATTCGCCCGCAAGCCTATCGGCGATGGTGTTGAACTGGTTAATTTGAACAAAGTCGTTTCCTCGTCGGTGAATTTGATGAGTAATATGTTGCGTAGAGCCTCGCAAAGGGTTGAACTTATTCTCGATGAGAGTATTCCCAAGGTGCGCGGTAATTTTCAGCAACTTGAGCAAGTGGTAATCAACTGCCTGCAAAACGCTTGTCAGGCGCTCAGCAATCCGGATCAGGGCATCACTGTACGGACAGTCCATCTTCCGAATGGAATGACGTCGATCGAGATTAGCGATCAAGGGATAGGAATACCGCCGGAAAACCTGCTGCATTTGACCGATCCATTCTTCACGACCAAGAGAGACATTGGAGGCACCGGACTTGGTCTCTCTATCTCCAGCAAGATATTGGCAGATCACCGCGGCCGGCTTGAATTCGACTCTCTTCCTAATAGGGGCACAACGGTGCGCATTATTCTCCCGGCAGATGAGACTCCAAATTCCGAATAATATGACCTCACCACAAACCAAATCTGCACTCTCGCCAGCCCAGCCTATCCTGATACTCGATGATGAAGTGCACTCGCTCCAGGCTTTCGAACTGGCACTCAATCTCGACGGATTGAACAACGTTATACCCTGTCACGACAGCCGTGAAGCAACAAGGATTATCGCGACTCAGGAGTTGTCGGCAGTGGTCATAGACCTTATTATGCCGCATCGTTCAGGCGAGGAGATACTCATGTATGTCTCTCATGAACAACCCGGCATTCCGGCAATCATCATTACCGGCGTCAACGAGATAGAGACCGCCGTCCGGTGCATTAAAGCCGGCGCCTACGACTATCTCTTGAAGCCGGTCGATGACACCAGGCTGTTAACGACCCTGCGCCGGGCACTGGAATACTACGAACTACAGGCTGAGAATGTAAGATTGCGGGAGTCGTTCGGGGATCGGGCCGGCATCAAGAATCCCGAGGCTTTCGATGGAATCATCACCCGGCACAAAGGGATGCTGAGCCAATTGCGCTACATTGAGGCGATCGGGGTGTCGTCGCAGCCGGTCCTAATCACCGGCGAGACCGGCGTAGGCAAGGAACTATGCGCCCAGGCTATTCACCGGATAAGCGGACGAAAAGGTGAGTTCGTTGCCCTCAACGTGGCCGGGGTCGATTCGCACTTCTTCACCGATACGCTCTTCGGTCACGTGCGAGGAGCCTACACCGGAGCCGATCGCAACCGCGACGGTCTTGTTGCCAAGGCCGCCGGAGGAACCCTGTTTCTCGATGAAATCGGCGACCTGGCAATGGACTCACAGGTTAAGTTGCTGCGGCTTATCCAGGATCACGAGTATTTCCCGCTCGGTTCGGATGTTCCCCGTCGCGCCGACGTGCGGATCGTGGTCGCTACCAACCGTGATGCGCGGGAACTAATGGAGTCGGGACGATTCCGCCGCGACTTTTACTACCGTCTCAATGCTCACCACGTCCATTTGCCACCCCTAAGAGACCGCCGTGAGGACTTGCCATTGCTACTCGACCACTACCTTGAGCAAGCCTCCCACGAGATGAAGCGACGCCGCCCGACACCTCCGGATGAGTTGCTGGTCCTGCTTCGCGGGTATGCCTTTCCGGGCAATATCAGAGAACTTAGAGCGATGATCTACGATGCTGTCGCCAGCCACACCGCGAAGAAGTTGAGTATGCAGTCTTTCGAACGGCATATTCAGTGGCAGCGGCGGGCAAATCCCCATCCTATTGCCGAGGAAGCCGGGGATGGCTTGCCTTTCGATCAATGGCCGGATCTACCGCCGCTGCGCGAGATGATCCGAATGACCGTCGCCGAAGCCGTTCGCCGTGCCGAAGGCAACCAGTCGATCGCCGCTGAAATGCTCGACATTTCCCGTGCTACCGTCGCCAAATATGTCGCCGGAAAGGTGAAGATCGAGTAACGAAAGTTCTTCAGTTTGACTACGAATCGCAAAAAAACGAGGCCCCCCGGTCCCAGAGGGATAAGACCGGGGGGCTTTAGCATTACCAATTTTGGAGGTTGGTATGCTGGGCGTCATTAGATTCTCTGTCAGACGCACCTATAGGCGCGTCTCG includes the following:
- a CDS encoding transporter substrate-binding domain-containing protein; translation: MNPLNSLLPYPLLLLLITGAHGEELVRVGIFPNRPLAYQDEHGRFDGFIVDLVDELARYENWQVQYIPLDYDDCLTALAEGEIDLLPGVAYTPDRPSRFDFGTVGILNNWTHVYLQEGSEIESILDLSGRRIAVMKGDFVRQEFSARLDRFGIIASFQDEPDYAAVLRAVESGNADAGLVNRLYGMENESKFQVRKSGMVCCPTNLHFAVAADRNAHLLAATDNRLKLWLRDRNSPYHRFRSQWLEAMEVRQVTPLWIWWILASLVAIGALFISISRLLSKRVRAMTTELREKNEQLIIEMKAREEAAERERLHQQQLVQADKMASLGLLVSGVAHELNNPNNYILLQTQTLQKIWSGIQPILDQRFSKEGDFRLHGAYYSEVRDQFPQLCANVLDGSRRIKLIVDELRTFARKPIGDGVELVNLNKVVSSSVNLMSNMLRRASQRVELILDESIPKVRGNFQQLEQVVINCLQNACQALSNPDQGITVRTVHLPNGMTSIEISDQGIGIPPENLLHLTDPFFTTKRDIGGTGLGLSISSKILADHRGRLEFDSLPNRGTTVRIILPADETPNSE
- a CDS encoding sigma-54-dependent Fis family transcriptional regulator is translated as MTSPQTKSALSPAQPILILDDEVHSLQAFELALNLDGLNNVIPCHDSREATRIIATQELSAVVIDLIMPHRSGEEILMYVSHEQPGIPAIIITGVNEIETAVRCIKAGAYDYLLKPVDDTRLLTTLRRALEYYELQAENVRLRESFGDRAGIKNPEAFDGIITRHKGMLSQLRYIEAIGVSSQPVLITGETGVGKELCAQAIHRISGRKGEFVALNVAGVDSHFFTDTLFGHVRGAYTGADRNRDGLVAKAAGGTLFLDEIGDLAMDSQVKLLRLIQDHEYFPLGSDVPRRADVRIVVATNRDARELMESGRFRRDFYYRLNAHHVHLPPLRDRREDLPLLLDHYLEQASHEMKRRRPTPPDELLVLLRGYAFPGNIRELRAMIYDAVASHTAKKLSMQSFERHIQWQRRANPHPIAEEAGDGLPFDQWPDLPPLREMIRMTVAEAVRRAEGNQSIAAEMLDISRATVAKYVAGKVKIE